A genomic stretch from Mastacembelus armatus chromosome 7, fMasArm1.2, whole genome shotgun sequence includes:
- the LOC113145840 gene encoding poly(rC)-binding protein 2-like isoform X1, with amino-acid sequence MDSSLVEGGLNVTLTIRLLMHGKEVGSIIGKKGESVKKMREESGARINISEGNCPERIITLAGPTTSIFKAFSMIIEKLEEDISTSMTNSTATSKPPVTMRLVVPASQCGSLIGKGGCKIKEIRESAGAQVQVAGDMLPNSTERAITVAGTPQSIIECVKQICVVMLESPPKGVTIPYRPKPSGSPVIFAGGQAYAVQGQHAIPQPDVSEGPSLTKLHQLAMQQSPFPIAHSNQGFQAGMDASAQTGSHELTIPNDLIGCIIGRQGAKINEIRQMSGAQIKIANPVEGSTDRQVTITGSHASISLAEYLINARLSSEATGLAAN; translated from the exons ATGGACTCAAGTCTGGTCGAAGGAGGACTTAATGTCACCTTAACCATCAGGCTACTCATGCATGGGAAG gagGTTGGAAGCATCATTGGCAAG AAAGGAGAGTCAGTTAAGAAGATGAGAGAGGag AGTGGTGCTCGCATTAACATCTCAGAGGGGAACTGTCCGGAACGGATCATAACCCTCGCAGGGCCCACCACCTCCATTTTCAAAGCCTTCTCCATGATCATTGAGAAACTAGAGGAG GACATCAGCACCTCAATGACTAACAGTACGGCCACCAGCAAACCGCCAGTCACCATGCGCCTCGTTGTGCCTGCCAGCCAGTGTGGTTCACTCATTGGCAAGGGCGGCTGCAAGATCAAGGAAATCAGAGAG TCAGCAGGAGCTCAGGTACAAGTAGCAGGGGACATGTTGCCCAACTCAACAGAGCGTGCCATCACTGTTGCAGGGACCCCACAGTCCATTATCGAGTGTGTCAAGCAGATCTGTGTCGTCATGCTTGAG tcaccaCCAAAGGGAGTGACTATCCCATACAGACCCAAACCCTCAGGCTCTCCTGTCATCTTTGCAGGTGGTCAG GCATATGCTGTCCAAGGGCAGCATGCCATTCCACAGCCTGATGTAAGTGAAGGGCCTTCT CTCACCAAACTTCACCAGCTGGCCATGCAGCAGAGCCCCTTCCCCATTGCACATAGCAACCAGGGCTTCCAGG CTGGGATGGATGCCTCTGCACAAACAGGCTCTCATGAGCTGACCATTCCAAATGAT CTCATTGGCTGCATCATTGGCCGTCAGGGCGCAAAGATTAATGAGATCCGTCAGATGTCAGGGGCTCAGATTAAGATTGCCAACCCTGTGGAGGGCTCAACTGACAGACAGGTTACCATCACTGGCTCCCATGCCAGTATCAGTCTGGCTGAGTACCTGATCAATGCCCG GCTGTCTTCTGAAGCTACTGGACTTGCAGCCAACTGA
- the LOC113145840 gene encoding poly(rC)-binding protein 2-like isoform X3 — MDSSLVEGGLNVTLTIRLLMHGKEVGSIIGKKGESVKKMREESGARINISEGNCPERIITLAGPTTSIFKAFSMIIEKLEEDISTSMTNSTATSKPPVTMRLVVPASQCGSLIGKGGCKIKEIRESAGAQVQVAGDMLPNSTERAITVAGTPQSIIECVKQICVVMLESPPKGVTIPYRPKPSGSPVIFAGGQLTKLHQLAMQQSPFPIAHSNQGFQAGMDASAQTGSHELTIPNDLIGCIIGRQGAKINEIRQMSGAQIKIANPVEGSTDRQVTITGSHASISLAEYLINARLSSEATGLAAN; from the exons ATGGACTCAAGTCTGGTCGAAGGAGGACTTAATGTCACCTTAACCATCAGGCTACTCATGCATGGGAAG gagGTTGGAAGCATCATTGGCAAG AAAGGAGAGTCAGTTAAGAAGATGAGAGAGGag AGTGGTGCTCGCATTAACATCTCAGAGGGGAACTGTCCGGAACGGATCATAACCCTCGCAGGGCCCACCACCTCCATTTTCAAAGCCTTCTCCATGATCATTGAGAAACTAGAGGAG GACATCAGCACCTCAATGACTAACAGTACGGCCACCAGCAAACCGCCAGTCACCATGCGCCTCGTTGTGCCTGCCAGCCAGTGTGGTTCACTCATTGGCAAGGGCGGCTGCAAGATCAAGGAAATCAGAGAG TCAGCAGGAGCTCAGGTACAAGTAGCAGGGGACATGTTGCCCAACTCAACAGAGCGTGCCATCACTGTTGCAGGGACCCCACAGTCCATTATCGAGTGTGTCAAGCAGATCTGTGTCGTCATGCTTGAG tcaccaCCAAAGGGAGTGACTATCCCATACAGACCCAAACCCTCAGGCTCTCCTGTCATCTTTGCAGGTGGTCAG CTCACCAAACTTCACCAGCTGGCCATGCAGCAGAGCCCCTTCCCCATTGCACATAGCAACCAGGGCTTCCAGG CTGGGATGGATGCCTCTGCACAAACAGGCTCTCATGAGCTGACCATTCCAAATGAT CTCATTGGCTGCATCATTGGCCGTCAGGGCGCAAAGATTAATGAGATCCGTCAGATGTCAGGGGCTCAGATTAAGATTGCCAACCCTGTGGAGGGCTCAACTGACAGACAGGTTACCATCACTGGCTCCCATGCCAGTATCAGTCTGGCTGAGTACCTGATCAATGCCCG GCTGTCTTCTGAAGCTACTGGACTTGCAGCCAACTGA
- the LOC113145840 gene encoding poly(rC)-binding protein 2-like isoform X2: protein MDSSLVEGGLNVTLTIRLLMHGKEVGSIIGKKGESVKKMREESGARINISEGNCPERIITLAGPTTSIFKAFSMIIEKLEEDISTSMTNSTATSKPPVTMRLVVPASQCGSLIGKGGCKIKEIRESAGAQVQVAGDMLPNSTERAITVAGTPQSIIECVKQICVVMLESPPKGVTIPYRPKPSGSPVIFAGGQAYAVQGQHAIPQPDLTKLHQLAMQQSPFPIAHSNQGFQAGMDASAQTGSHELTIPNDLIGCIIGRQGAKINEIRQMSGAQIKIANPVEGSTDRQVTITGSHASISLAEYLINARLSSEATGLAAN, encoded by the exons ATGGACTCAAGTCTGGTCGAAGGAGGACTTAATGTCACCTTAACCATCAGGCTACTCATGCATGGGAAG gagGTTGGAAGCATCATTGGCAAG AAAGGAGAGTCAGTTAAGAAGATGAGAGAGGag AGTGGTGCTCGCATTAACATCTCAGAGGGGAACTGTCCGGAACGGATCATAACCCTCGCAGGGCCCACCACCTCCATTTTCAAAGCCTTCTCCATGATCATTGAGAAACTAGAGGAG GACATCAGCACCTCAATGACTAACAGTACGGCCACCAGCAAACCGCCAGTCACCATGCGCCTCGTTGTGCCTGCCAGCCAGTGTGGTTCACTCATTGGCAAGGGCGGCTGCAAGATCAAGGAAATCAGAGAG TCAGCAGGAGCTCAGGTACAAGTAGCAGGGGACATGTTGCCCAACTCAACAGAGCGTGCCATCACTGTTGCAGGGACCCCACAGTCCATTATCGAGTGTGTCAAGCAGATCTGTGTCGTCATGCTTGAG tcaccaCCAAAGGGAGTGACTATCCCATACAGACCCAAACCCTCAGGCTCTCCTGTCATCTTTGCAGGTGGTCAG GCATATGCTGTCCAAGGGCAGCATGCCATTCCACAGCCTGAT CTCACCAAACTTCACCAGCTGGCCATGCAGCAGAGCCCCTTCCCCATTGCACATAGCAACCAGGGCTTCCAGG CTGGGATGGATGCCTCTGCACAAACAGGCTCTCATGAGCTGACCATTCCAAATGAT CTCATTGGCTGCATCATTGGCCGTCAGGGCGCAAAGATTAATGAGATCCGTCAGATGTCAGGGGCTCAGATTAAGATTGCCAACCCTGTGGAGGGCTCAACTGACAGACAGGTTACCATCACTGGCTCCCATGCCAGTATCAGTCTGGCTGAGTACCTGATCAATGCCCG GCTGTCTTCTGAAGCTACTGGACTTGCAGCCAACTGA